The Mycobacterium seoulense genomic interval TTGGCAAGATTTCTGTCATTATCATGTGAACGACGCGGACCCCTTCGTAAACCTTTGGCACGCAAAGCATCTTAGGCGACGCCCGAATCGCGCTCGCGGCGGATAGGCACCAACCGCAATCGCGGTGCCAGCCCCGCATCGGCGAGTACCGCCAATGCAGCGCATTCGTCCTCCAACAAAGTTTGCGGAACCCCGAGTAACACGCTGACGACGCAATCGCGGCACCCCGGCCCGCGGACCGCGCAGTCGTCGCAGTCGATCACCACCGGCGCCCGCGCTTCGGGCACCGTCGCGCCGTTGCTGTCGGGTCCACTGCTTCGTGCCATCGGGATCGGTCCTCTCGGTCAAGGCTCAGGCGAACGTCAGGTCGGACTGCCCGAACGGTAACCGCAGCCACCGACAACCAGCCGGCACCGCGTTTCGGGCGGTAAAGGGGCCTGGGTTCGTTCGGCGTGGGAGACACCCGGGTGTCGGTGGCCGCGCTTAACGTCGCGGCATGGGTGCCGGTGGTGCGACTCAGCTCAGTTTCGCCGACCTGGGGTCGTCCTTCGAAACCCCGGACGTCGCGCTGCGCGACACCACGTTCGTCGTGGTGGACCTGGAGACCACCGGGGGCCGCACGAAAAGTACGGGCGGACACGCCCCCGACGCCATCACCGAGATCGGCGCGGTCAAGGTCCGCGGCGGCGTGGTGCTCGGCGAGTTCGCCACGCTCGTCGACCCGCAGCGCAGCATCCCCCCGCAGATCGTGCAGCTGACCGGGATCACCACCGCGATGGTGTCCGACGCCCCGACCATCGACGCCGTGTTGCCGATGTTCCTCGAGTTCGCCGGCGGGGCGGTGCTGGTCGCCCACAACGCCGGGTTCGACATCGGATTCCTGCGCGCGGCAGCCGCGCGCTGCGATCTGCCCTGGCCGCGGCCACAGGTCCTGTGCACGGTGCGGCTGGCCCGCCGCGTGCTCAGCCGCGAGGAAGCCCCCAGCGTGCGGCTGGCCGCCCTGGCACGGCTGTTCGCCGTGGCCACCCAGCCCACGCACCGGGCCCTCGACGACGCCCGCGCCACCGTCGACGTGCTGCACGCGCTCATCGAGCGGGTGGGCAACCAGGGCGTGCACACGTATGCCGACCTGCGCTCCTATCTGCCGGACGTGACGCCGGCGCAGCGGCGCAAGCGGGTCCTCGCCGAGGGCCTGCCCCGCCGGCCGGGGGTCTACCTGTTCCGTGGGCCGTCGGGCGAGGTGCTCTACGTCGGGACCGCCGTCGACCTGCGCCGCCGGGTCGGCCAGTACTTCACCGGCGCCGACCCGCGCGGCCGGATGAAGGAAATGGTCAACCTAGCCACCGCGGTCGACCACGTCGAGTGCGCTTACGCGCTGGAGGCCGGCGTCCGCGAGCTGCGGCTGCTGGCCGCGCACGCCCCGCCCTACAACCGCCGGTCGAGGTTCCCGCACCGGTGGTGGTGGGTGGCGCTCACCGACGAGGCGTTCCCGCGGCTCGCGGTGGTGCGAGCGCCCCGCCACGACCGGGCCGTCGGGCCCTTCCGGTCGCGCTCCGACGCCGCCGACACGGCCGAACTGCTGGCCCGCTTCACCGGGCTGCGCACGTGCACCACGCGGCTGGGACGCTCGGTCCTGCACGGGCCGGCCTGCGCCGAGGCGGAGATCTCGCCCTGTCCCGCCGCGCGCGACATCACGGCCACGCAATACGCCGCGGCGGTGGCGCGCGGCGCGGCCCTGATCGACGGGATGGAGAACGCCGCCCTGTCGGCCGCGGTGGATCAGGTCACGGCGCTGGCCGAGCGACGACATTTCGAGAGCGCCGCGCGCCTGCGTGACCGCACCGCCACCGCCGTCGAGATCCTCTGGCGGGGCCAGCGGTTGCGCGCGCTGGCCACGCTGCCCGAGCTGATCGCCGCCGCCCCCGACGGCCAGGGCGGCTATCACCTGGCCGTCGTCCGGCACGGCCAGCTCGCGGCGGCCGGCACCGCCGCGCGCGGGGTGCCCCCGATGCCGGTGGTCGACGCGATTGTGGCCGGGGCACAGGCGATCTTGCCGACGGCGGCCCCCCTCGGCGGCGCGTTGGTGGAGGAATCCGCTCTCATCGCGCGCTGGCTGACCGCTCCGGGAGTGCGCATCGTCCGCGTCGACGACTCCCCCGACGCCGCGGGCTGGGCCTCGCCGCTGCATTCTGCCGGCGCCTGGGCCGCGTGGGCGGCATCGGCGCGCTCGGCGCGGCTCGCCTACGAGCAAGCGGCGCAATACGATTCAGGTTTGCTGGCCGAACCGCACCCATCGCGCGAGCAGCTGTTCGGCCGCGCCGGAATCGATCGCCGCGGCGGCGCGCTGCAGCCCGTCCTCCCACGCCGGCAACCATTCAGCGCGGCTGGATAGGCCGGCGTGCGCGACGATCGCCCCGGCGGCGTTGAGCACCACGGCGTCCCGCACCGGGCCCTTGGCGCCGCCCAGCACCGCACGCACCTCCGCCGCGTTGGCCTGCGCGTCGCCGCCCAGCAGATCGTCGAGATCGGCTCGGGCGAAACCGAATCCGGCCGGATCGAACGTCAGCTTGTCCACCGTCCCGGCCTGCACCCGCCAAATCGTGCTGGTGGTCGTCGTGGTCAACTCGTCGAGCCCGTCGTCACCGTGCACCACCAGCACGCTGGACCGGCGCGCGGCGAACACCCCCGCCATCACCTCGGCCAGGTCGGCGAACGCGCAGCCGATCAGGCCGGCCCGCGGCCTGGCCGGATTGGTCAGCGGCCCAAGGAGATTGAACACCGTCGGCACGCCGATCTCGCGGCGCACCGACGAGGCGTGCCGGTACGACGGATGAAACACCGGCGCGAAGCAGAACCCGATGCCCACTTCGGCCAGGCTCTGTGCGACCTGCTCGGGTTCGAGTTCGATGCGCACCCCGAGCGCCTCCAGCGTGTCGGCACCGCCGGCCAACGACGACGTCGCGCGGTTGCCGTGTTTGACCACCGGCACGCCCGCGGCCGCGACCACGATCGCGGCCATGGTGGACAGGTTGACCGTGTTGATGCCGTCCCCGCCGGTCCCGACGATGTCCACCGCGTCGTCACGGATGGCGGGCATCGGGCGCGCGCGGCTCAGCATGACGTCGGCCAGCTCACTGACCTCGGCCGAGGTGGGGACCTTCATCGTCATCGCCACCGCGAAGGCGGCGACCTGGGCCGGGCTCGCGTCGCCGGCCATGACCCGGTCCATGGCCCAGGCGGCCTGGCCGCGGACCAGGTCCCGGCCGTCTGTCAACCGGGCCAGGACCTGCGGCCACGACGGCGCCGCCCCCGGGCCCGCGGTGGAACCGCCGGGGGGCGAAGCCTCAGGTGACACAGCCACGCGCCGATGGTCCCACGCGGACCCGACCTCCCCCAACCGGCGCGAAAAGCCACCCGCCGCGGACCCGGTCGCGACGCGAAAAGATCAAATGCCGCCCCGGGTGGAGTTCAACAACTACAAAGCGTCATACTTGCGGATGTGACCAGCGCTGTAGGGACCTCAGGTACTGCAATCACGTCGCGGGTTCATTCCTTGAATCGACCCAACATGGTCAGTGTCGGCACCATCGTTTGGCTCTCCAGCGAGCTGATGTTCTTTGCCGGCCTGTTCGCGATGTACTTCACCGCGCGTGCGCAGTCCGGCGGGAAGTGGCCGCCGCCGCCGACCGAGCTCAACCTCTATCAGGCCGTTCCGGTGACGCTCGTGCTGATCGCGTCGTCGTTCACCTGCCAGATGGGGGTGTTCGCGGCCGAACGTGGCGACGTCTTCGGGCTACGCCGGTGGTACGTGATCACCTTCCTGATGGGCCTGTTCTTCGTTTGCGGACAGGGCTACGAGTACTTCCACCTGGCGACCCATGGCACCACGATTCCCGGCAGCGCCTACGGCAGCGTGTTCTACCTGGCGACCGGGTTCCACGGCCTGCACGTGACCGGCGGTCTGATCGCGTTCATCTTCTTGCTCGCCCGCACCGGGATGAGCAAGTTCACCCCGGCGCAGGCCACCGCGAGCATCGTCGTCTCCTACTACTGGCATTTCGTCGACATCGTGTGGATCGCGCTGTTCACCGTGATCTATTTCATCCGATGAGCCGACGGCTCCGAATACAAGACGGAACAGGAGTGCTGGGTTGAAGAAACTGGGGTCTATCCGATCCGGTGCGCGGCCCGGTCAGCCGCGAAAAGCCGCCAGCGACCGCTCCCGGCGGCGGCTGCGCCGCCGCCTGTCGGGCGGGCTGTTGCTGCTGATCGCGCTGACCATCGCCGGCGGGCTGGCCGCCGTGCTGACCCCGCGCCCGCAGGTTGCCGTCGCCGACGAGTCGTCCTCGGCGCTGCTGCGGACCGGCAAGCAGCTGTTCGACACGTCGTGCGTGTCGTGCCACGGCGCCAACCTGCAGGGGGTGCCCGACCGCGGGCCCAGCCTGATCGGCGTCGGCGAGGAGGCCGTCTACTTCCAGGTCTCGACCGGCCGGATGCCCGCGATGACCGGCGAGGCCCAGGCGCCCCGCAAGGAGCCGATCTTCGACGAAGCGCAGGTCGACGCGCTGGGCGCCTACGTGCAGGCCAACGGCGGCGGCCCCACGACCGTGCGCAACCCGGACGGCAGCCTGGCCATGAAATCGCTGCGCGGCGACGACCTGGGCCGCGGCGGCGACCTGTTCCGGCTGAACTGCTCCTCCTGCCACAACTTCACCGGCAAGGGCGGGGCGCTGTCGTCGGGTAAGTACGCGCCGCCCCTCGAGGCGCCCAACGAGCAGCAGATCCTGGCGGCCATGCGGACCGGCCCGCAGAACATGCCGAAGTTCTCCGACCGTCAGCTGTCCTTCGAAGCCAAGAAGGACATCATCGGCTACATCAAGGCGGTCACCGAAGAGCGCCAGCCCGGCGGCTACGGCCTCGGTGGATTCGGGCCCGCACCCGAGGGCATGGCCGCGTGGATCATCGGGATGGTCGCCGCCATCGCTTTGGCGCTGTGGATTGGGGCACGAGCCTCATGAGCCGCGTCGAGACGATGCAGAGCGTAGCGATGAGGAGGAGCGGCGCATATGAGTGACGTCAATGCCGTAGGCGGCTCTGACACCGACAAGGGCGCCGCGCCGAACGAACCCGACGAGGCGGCCCTGGCCGCCATGTCGCGGCAGGAGCTGGTGGCGCTGGGCGGGAAGCTCGACGGGGTCGAGACGATCGTCAAGGAACCCCGCTGGCCCGTGGAGGGCACCAAAGCCGAGAAGCGAGCCGAGCGCGGAGTCGCCCTGTGGTTGTTGCTGGGTGGTGTTTTCGGGCTGGCGCTGCTGCTGGTCTTCCTGTTCTGGCCGTGGGAGTACAAGCCGAAGAATGCCGCGGGCAGCCTGTTGTACGACCTGGCCACCCCGCTGTACGGGCTGACCTTCGGGATGTCGATCCTGTCGATCGCCGTCGGCACCATCCTGTACCAGAAAAGGTTTATCCCCGAAGAGATTTCGATCCAAGAGCGGCATGACGGCGCCTCCCGGGAGGTCGACCGCAAGACGGTCGTGGCCAACCTCACCGACGCCCTGGAGGGCTCCACCGTGCGGCGGCGCAAAGTGGTCGGGCTGTCGTTGGGACTGGGCCTGGGCGCGTTCGGCCTGTCGACGCTGGTCGCGTTTGCCGGCGGCCTGATCAAAAATCCGTGGAAGCCGGTGGTGCCCACCGCAAACGGCAAGAAGGCCGTGCTGTGGACCTCCGGCTGGACCCCGCGGTATGCGGGCGAGACCATCTTCCTCGCGCGGGCGACCGGGTCGGCCGGTGCGTCGCCGTTCATCAAGATGCGCCCCGAGGACCTCGACGCCGGCGGCATGGAGACCGTCTTCCCGTGGCGGGAATCCGACGGTGACGGCACCACCCCGGAATCGCAGGAAAAGCTCCGCGCGATCAACCAGGGCGTCCGCAATCCCGTGATGCTCATCCGCATCCGGCCGTCCGACATGCCCCGCGTGGTCAAGCGCCAGGGCCAGGAGAGCTTCAACTTCGGCGAGTTCTTCGCCTACACCAAGGTCTGCTCGCACCTCGGGTGCCCCGCGTCGCTGTACGAGGAGCAGTCCTACCGAATCCTGTGCCCATGTCACCAGTCGCAGTTCGACGCCCTGCACTTCGCCAAGCCGATCTTCGGCCCGGCGGCGCGCGCGCTGGCGCAACTGCCCATCACGATCGACACCGACGGATATCTGGTCGCCAACGGTGACTTCGTCGAGCCCGTCGGACCGGCATTCTGGGAGAGGACGACAACATGAGTCCAAAACTGAGTCCCCCGAAACCGCCCAAGATCGGCGATGTCCTGGCCCGCCAGGGCGAAGACATCGACACGCGCTATCACCCCTCGGCGGCGGTGCGCCGGCAGCTCAACAAGGTCTTCCCGACCCACTGGTCCTTCCTGCTGGGCGAGATCGCGATGTATAGCTTCATCGTGCTGCTGCTCACCGGCGTGTACCTGACGCTGTTCTTCGACCCGTCCATGGCCGAGGTCACCTACAACGGGGCCTACCAGCCGCTGCGCGGGGTCGACATGTCGAAGGCCTTCGCCTCCACCCTCGACATCTCCTTCGAGGTGCGCGGCGGCCTGTTCGTCCGGCAGGTGCACCACTGGGCCGCACTGATTTTCGCCGCGTCGATCATGGTGCACCTGGCCCGCATCTTCTTCACCGGCGCGTTCCGGCGGCCGCGTGAGGCCAACTGGGTCATCGGCTCGCTGCTGCTGATCCTGGCGATGTTCGAGGGGTACTTCGGCTACTCGCTGCCCGACGACCTGCTCTCGGGCATCGGGCTGCGCGCCGCGCTCTCCTCGATCACGCTCGGGATGCCGGTGATCGGCACCTGGTTGCACTGGGCGCTGTTCGGCGGCGACTTCCCTTGCGGCGGTGTCGGAAACGAATGCGCGACGGCGGGCTACATCATCCCCCGCATGTACGCCCTGCACATCCTGCTGCTGCCGGGGATCATCCTGGCCTTGATCGGGCTGCACCTGGCGATGGTGTGGTTCCAGAAGCACACCCAGTTCCCCGGCCCCGGCCGCACCGAGCACAACGTGGTCGGCGTCCGGGTGATGCCGATCTTCGCGGTGAAATCCGGCGCGTTCTTCGCGGCGATCGTCGGTGTCCTGGGCCTGATGGGCGGCCTGCTGCAGATCAACCCCATCTGGAACCTGGGCCCCTACAAGCCATCTCACGTTTCGGCCGGTTCGCAGCCGGACTTCTACATGATGTGGACGGAAGGCCTGGCCCGCATCTGGCCGCCGTGGGAGTTCTACTTCTGGCACCACACGATTCCGGCCGCCGTCTGGGTGGCGCTGATCATGGGCCTGATCTTTGTCCTGCTGATCGTCTACCCCTTCCTGGAAAAGCGGTTCAGCGGCGACTACGCGCACCACAACCTGCTGCAACGTCCACGGGACGTCCCGGTGCGCACGTCGATCGGCGCGATGGCGATCTCGTTCTACATGTTGCTGACGCTGGCGGCGATGAACGACATCATCGCGTTCAAGTTCCAGATCTCCTTGAACGCGACGACGTGGATCGGCCGCATCGGGATGGTCATCCTCCCGCCGGTCGTCTACTTCATCACCTACCGGTGGTGTGTCGCGCTGCAGCGCAGCGACCGCGAGGTGCTGGCGCACGGGATCGAGACGGGCATCATCAAGCGGTTGCCGCACGGGGCCTACATCGAGCTGCATCAGCCGCTCGGCCCCGTCGACGACCACGGCCACCCGATACCGCTCGAGTACCAGGGCGCGGCGCTGCCCAAGCGGATGAACAAGCTGGGCTCGGCGGGTTCACCGGGCAGCGGCAGCTTCCTGTTCGCCGACCCGGCGTCGGAGGACGCGGCCCTGCGCGAGGCGGCACACGGGTCCGAGCAACGTGCCCTGACCGCGCTGCGCGAGCACCAGGACAGCATCGCCGGTTCGACCAACGGGAAGAACGGCGAGCGCCACTAGCTCCGTGCCGGTTCGGTGAAGACCGCGCCGCACTGTTGCTGGGCCGCCCGCAGGATGGAGCCGGCGGTCAGGAAGGCCGGCTTCGTCTGGTCGCGCGAGTCGACGGGCAGGTTGGCCGCACAGCGCAGCATCATCAGGCCGAGCGCGCTGTAGGTGGTGTACGGGACGATCAGCAGGTTGACGCGTGCGTCGTCCCCGATGATGGTCATCACGTGCTGGCGCTTCCGTTCCCAGCCCGCCCAATTCAGGTCGGGCGGTCGCTGCAGCGGCGGCCAGTTGACGTTGATGGAGCTGACGTCTCCCAGCAGGGGTGTCAGGACGGCGATCAGCTCGGGCAATTCGTTGGTGATGCGGTCCGCGCGCGGCCACCACGCTCCGTCGATGGCACGGCCCAGTTCACGGGCCACCGACACCCGGACTGGATTGGCTCGGCGCCGGCGTTCGAACAATTCGGTCATCCGAGGGCCCGGCGGCCAGGCAGACTCGCGACAATCACGGGCGGATCCCTTCACGTCGGCGTCGTTCACCCCGGCTGGCCCGGGGCGGACGGAGGAATCGCATTGCCCGTGGCCGGCATCCGCATTGGGGGGCTGCACCGCTGACAATGAAACGGCTCGGAGTCAACGCTACGCCACCGCCACCCCGCGGGGCGGCCAGGGGCCGGACCGCGCGCGCTCGGCCGGCCCGGCGACCCGGGAGGCGGCCCAGCGGGGCACGTCGGGCCGCGCGGACCGCCCTGGCTCCGTCTGTAGGACTACAGTGGTAAGGGTCCGACCGTGGCGCTGTCCGGGTGAGCGGGGGGCGACAGGGTGAGGATGGGCAATGGCGATACAGGACTGGGGCGACGCCCCGGAGATCCACCCTTCGAAGATCCGCGTGGGTGACATCATCGGCACGTTGCGTCCCACGGCACTGCGTTACACCGTCAAGATGATCAGCGGGCCGCAGACCACTCCCCGGCGCTGGACATTCTTCGGCCGCGACGACCACGGCAAGCAATACACGGGCACGTTCGGCGAGAACGAATTGGTTCGCAGGTACACCAAGTCGTGACGCGCGCTTACTGAGCGGCGACGGCGCGGCGCAGCTGGCGGACGTGCAGCCACTCGATCACCGGCATCCCGGCGGTGACGACGCCGGCTACGCCGTACGCGACCCAGGACGGGGTGTCGTGGCCCACGGCCATCAGGTACGTCGCCGTAGCCACCGCCACCAGCGCAGCTCCCATCGCGCCGACCAAGAGCACGGTGCCGCGCAACCAGGCCCGATCCACCGCCTCGCCCGACCACTCGGAGTCGGTCTCCTGAGCGGGCGCCTGCGCGCGCGGTTGGCGCGCCCATTCGGCCGCGGTCCGCGGCGCCTGGGACATCAGCCGCACCGGGGGCCGGCTGGCCGCGGTCATCCCCCTGGCGGCCGGCTCGGTCTGGGCCATCCGGCGGGCCCGCAACAGCATGGGGATCGCCCCGGCGATGATCAGCGCGGACACGATGATCACGGCGTAGAGCACCCAGGAGGTGGTGTGCGCGCCGCCGGCCGCCTTGTGAAAACCCCGACCCAGGTCCGCCAGCGCGACGGTCGCGGCCACGCTCACGCCCAGTAAGACCAGCCAGACGGCGCCGCAGGCGCCGATCAGGATGCGGTCGACGACGTCGGGCGAAATGGTGTCGTCGCCGAACCCGCGGCGGTACGCCGAATACCTGCTCACCATCAGCAGCTCGTCTGCGGCGAGTCGTTGGTGTTCGACGAAAGGACCGTTCCGTCGCTCGTCGTGATCGAGCAGTTGAGCCGGCTGACCCGGAAAAGGCTGGACGCCTCGACCGAGCCCACGTCGGACTGGGAGATCGGCGTGACGGTCATCGACCACGGGATGTACACGTTGTGCTGCGTGCGCCGCCGGCCCGACGCGTCGACGTAGGTCACCGAGATGATGTCACCGGGCGCCTTGGTGCCGGTCACCGAATACGTCACCTGCCGCGGCCCTGCGGGGGTCGTCGAAGGAGGTGGCGGTGGCGCTGCCGCCGTCGAGGTGGCCGGGGGCGGCGCCGGGGCGGGCGGCGGCGGTGGCGGCGGCGGGGCGGGCGTCACCGTCACGGTCTGTGTCTCCGTTGCTGTCGGGGGCGGCGGTTCGGTCGTGGGTGGGGGCGGCGGAGGCGGGGCGGCGGCTTGGTGGTCGTGATCTCGTCCTGCATCGGCGGCGTCGACGGGACGGTGGTGGTGTTCGGGTTGGCCAGCTTGGTGGTGTCGGTGCGCGCGAACAGCAGCGACACCGACACCACGAGCGCGATGGCGGCCACGATGGCGGCGATCCCCACCACCCAGGGCCACCGCGGCGCACCGTGCTCCTCGTCGGTGTCGGCAGACTCGTCGAAGGCGTCGTAGTCGTAGAGCCTCAGATCGGCCGGCAGGTAGGGACCGCTGATGAAGTGCTCCGACTCGGGGGCCGAATAGGCCCGTGAATAGACGTCGGTCTGGCCCGTCTGGTCGACCGCCGGCTCGGCGCTGTCGTCGAAGGGTTCGATCTCGTCGACGGAACCGGGCTCCTCCCCCGGCTCGGGGCCGTCCGTGGGCTCGATGTCGGAATCCGGTTGGTGGGGAGCCTCGTTCACGGAATCGGGTTCCTCAGGTTCCCATTCCGGGGGTTTCGGCCCGCTCATCTTTGCCTGCCCTGTCCGACTGCCTCACCAGCGCGCGGGGCCCGGCGGCCATACCGTTGCGCGCGCGCTTGAGAAATTGTCATTTGCCTGGGCAAAACATTACCGAACCGAGAGGGGCAGAGAAGTCCTGGCGAACCAGCCACAGATCACGTGATCGGATTGTGACCTTTTGGGTCGGGAATCAGTGCTTCTCGGGCCCGACGTAGTACTCGAAGATCAGGCCCGCGACCGAGGCGAGCACGAACATCACCCCGGCGGCGATCAGCCACGTCAGCCACAACGCGATCCCGACCGCGGTCACCGAGGCCGACAGTGCGACCAGGATCGGCCACCAGCTGTGCGGGCTGAAAAAGCCCAATTCGCCTGCTCCGTCACTGATCTCGGCGCCCTCGTAGTCCTCGGGACGCGTATCGATGCGGCGTGCCACGAACCGGAAGAAGGTGGCCACGATCAATGCCAGGCCGCCGGTCAGCGCCAGCGCGGTCGTGCCCGCCCACTCCTCACCACCGGTGGCGAAAAGCGCGGTAAGCACGCCGTAAAGCACCGCAACCACAATGAAAAACCCGGCGACGAATTCGAAAAGCCTGGCTTCAATATGCATTTGGTGTCCTAACCTACTGACTTCCGGCCAACTGGCCGCGGCGGGTGTCGAACGGGTGCGTGGACACCGCGAGCGGCGCCTGACCGATCGACTGCAATGCCTGGGCGTTGGTCTTCCCGTCGATCCGCTGCTGCAGGTAAGCCTTGAAGTCGTTGGGCGGCACCACCCGAACCTCGAAGTTCATCATCGAGTGATAGGTGCCACAGAACTCGGCGCAGTGCCCGACGAATGCCCCGGGCCTGCTGATGTCGTCGACCTGGAAGACGTTCACCGAGTTGTTCGCCTCGGCGTTGGGGATCACGTCGCGCTTGAACAGGAACTCCGGCACCCAGAAGGTGTGGACGACGTCCGCGGACGCCAACCGGAACTGGATGCGCTTGCCGGTGGGCAGCACCAGCACCGGGATTTCATTGCTGGTGCCCAGGATTTCGACCTTGTCGAAGTTCAGGTAGGTCCGGTCCGAGGTGTTGAGCCCGCGGACCGGTCCGACGAGTTCCTCGCCGTGGGCGTCCTTGCCTTCGGGCTTGGAGACCATCGCGTTCTTGCGCGCCTGGTCGACGCCGTCGTAGGTCAGCGTGCCGTCCTTGAACTCGACGCGCTGATAGCCGAACTTCCAGTTCCACTGGAAGGCGGTGACGTCGACCACCACCTCGGGATCCTTGTCGACGTGCAGCATCTTCTCCTGCACCACCACGGTGAAGTAGAACAACACCGAGATGATCAGGAACGGCGTCACGGTCAGCACCAGTTCCAGCGGCATGTTGTAGCCGAACTGACGGGGCAGCTCGGTGTCGGTGGCCTTCTTGCGGTGGAAGGCCGACGCCCAGAAGATCAGGCCCCACACGATGACCCCGACGACCAGCGAGGCGATGGTCGCTCCGACCCACAGCTCGCGGTTGAGGTGGGCCTGCGGGGTGATGCCCTTGGGCCAGCCCAGACCCAGCGCGTCCGACCAGCTGCATCCGCTCAGGGTCACCGCCAGCACGCCGAACGTCGCGGCCAGCGCCACCGGCCGCAGACGACGGGACAGACCCCGCCGAACGCCCCCGGAACGGCCGCCGAAAAGGCCCCGGAACCTGCCCTGCGACAAACGTTGCGAACGGACCTGCTCGCGAGGTGTCACGTTGGCGCCTCCTGCTCGGATATCGAATACTACGCAGCGTAGACCACGCCGCTGACCCGAGCGACGAAACCCCGGCCCACCGGCCGTCACGACCTGCCGGGTGCGCTCGCCACGGCCGTCGCCGAAGTGCGGCATACTGGGGCGCCGTGTGTGGTCTGCTGGCGTTCGTCGCCGCCCCCGACAGTGCCACCGACGACGCTGCCGCGCGGGCCGACGGGGCGATCGCGCGCGCGGCGCACCTGATGCGCCACCGCGGTCCCGACGAGCCGGGCACGTGG includes:
- a CDS encoding DUF2561 family protein is translated as MVSRYSAYRRGFGDDTISPDVVDRILIGACGAVWLVLLGVSVAATVALADLGRGFHKAAGGAHTTSWVLYAVIIVSALIIAGAIPMLLRARRMAQTEPAARGMTAASRPPVRLMSQAPRTAAEWARQPRAQAPAQETDSEWSGEAVDRAWLRGTVLLVGAMGAALVAVATATYLMAVGHDTPSWVAYGVAGVVTAGMPVIEWLHVRQLRRAVAAQ
- the trpD gene encoding anthranilate phosphoribosyltransferase, encoding MAVSPEASPPGGSTAGPGAAPSWPQVLARLTDGRDLVRGQAAWAMDRVMAGDASPAQVAAFAVAMTMKVPTSAEVSELADVMLSRARPMPAIRDDAVDIVGTGGDGINTVNLSTMAAIVVAAAGVPVVKHGNRATSSLAGGADTLEALGVRIELEPEQVAQSLAEVGIGFCFAPVFHPSYRHASSVRREIGVPTVFNLLGPLTNPARPRAGLIGCAFADLAEVMAGVFAARRSSVLVVHGDDGLDELTTTTTSTIWRVQAGTVDKLTFDPAGFGFARADLDDLLGGDAQANAAEVRAVLGGAKGPVRDAVVLNAAGAIVAHAGLSSRAEWLPAWEDGLQRAAAAIDSGAAEQLLARWVRFGQQT
- a CDS encoding DUF5994 family protein; translation: MTELFERRRRANPVRVSVARELGRAIDGAWWPRADRITNELPELIAVLTPLLGDVSSINVNWPPLQRPPDLNWAGWERKRQHVMTIIGDDARVNLLIVPYTTYSALGLMMLRCAANLPVDSRDQTKPAFLTAGSILRAAQQQCGAVFTEPARS
- the ctaC gene encoding aa3-type cytochrome oxidase subunit II produces the protein MTPREQVRSQRLSQGRFRGLFGGRSGGVRRGLSRRLRPVALAATFGVLAVTLSGCSWSDALGLGWPKGITPQAHLNRELWVGATIASLVVGVIVWGLIFWASAFHRKKATDTELPRQFGYNMPLELVLTVTPFLIISVLFYFTVVVQEKMLHVDKDPEVVVDVTAFQWNWKFGYQRVEFKDGTLTYDGVDQARKNAMVSKPEGKDAHGEELVGPVRGLNTSDRTYLNFDKVEILGTSNEIPVLVLPTGKRIQFRLASADVVHTFWVPEFLFKRDVIPNAEANNSVNVFQVDDISRPGAFVGHCAEFCGTYHSMMNFEVRVVPPNDFKAYLQQRIDGKTNAQALQSIGQAPLAVSTHPFDTRRGQLAGSQ
- a CDS encoding cytochrome c oxidase subunit 4, which produces MHIEARLFEFVAGFFIVVAVLYGVLTALFATGGEEWAGTTALALTGGLALIVATFFRFVARRIDTRPEDYEGAEISDGAGELGFFSPHSWWPILVALSASVTAVGIALWLTWLIAAGVMFVLASVAGLIFEYYVGPEKH
- the ctaE gene encoding aa3-type cytochrome oxidase subunit III; the protein is MTSAVGTSGTAITSRVHSLNRPNMVSVGTIVWLSSELMFFAGLFAMYFTARAQSGGKWPPPPTELNLYQAVPVTLVLIASSFTCQMGVFAAERGDVFGLRRWYVITFLMGLFFVCGQGYEYFHLATHGTTIPGSAYGSVFYLATGFHGLHVTGGLIAFIFLLARTGMSKFTPAQATASIVVSYYWHFVDIVWIALFTVIYFIR
- the qcrA gene encoding cytochrome bc1 complex Rieske iron-sulfur subunit, with amino-acid sequence MSDVNAVGGSDTDKGAAPNEPDEAALAAMSRQELVALGGKLDGVETIVKEPRWPVEGTKAEKRAERGVALWLLLGGVFGLALLLVFLFWPWEYKPKNAAGSLLYDLATPLYGLTFGMSILSIAVGTILYQKRFIPEEISIQERHDGASREVDRKTVVANLTDALEGSTVRRRKVVGLSLGLGLGAFGLSTLVAFAGGLIKNPWKPVVPTANGKKAVLWTSGWTPRYAGETIFLARATGSAGASPFIKMRPEDLDAGGMETVFPWRESDGDGTTPESQEKLRAINQGVRNPVMLIRIRPSDMPRVVKRQGQESFNFGEFFAYTKVCSHLGCPASLYEEQSYRILCPCHQSQFDALHFAKPIFGPAARALAQLPITIDTDGYLVANGDFVEPVGPAFWERTTT
- the qcrB gene encoding cytochrome bc1 complex cytochrome b subunit, which translates into the protein MSPKLSPPKPPKIGDVLARQGEDIDTRYHPSAAVRRQLNKVFPTHWSFLLGEIAMYSFIVLLLTGVYLTLFFDPSMAEVTYNGAYQPLRGVDMSKAFASTLDISFEVRGGLFVRQVHHWAALIFAASIMVHLARIFFTGAFRRPREANWVIGSLLLILAMFEGYFGYSLPDDLLSGIGLRAALSSITLGMPVIGTWLHWALFGGDFPCGGVGNECATAGYIIPRMYALHILLLPGIILALIGLHLAMVWFQKHTQFPGPGRTEHNVVGVRVMPIFAVKSGAFFAAIVGVLGLMGGLLQINPIWNLGPYKPSHVSAGSQPDFYMMWTEGLARIWPPWEFYFWHHTIPAAVWVALIMGLIFVLLIVYPFLEKRFSGDYAHHNLLQRPRDVPVRTSIGAMAISFYMLLTLAAMNDIIAFKFQISLNATTWIGRIGMVILPPVVYFITYRWCVALQRSDREVLAHGIETGIIKRLPHGAYIELHQPLGPVDDHGHPIPLEYQGAALPKRMNKLGSAGSPGSGSFLFADPASEDAALREAAHGSEQRALTALREHQDSIAGSTNGKNGERH
- the qcrC gene encoding cytochrome bc1 complex diheme cytochrome c subunit; its protein translation is MKKLGSIRSGARPGQPRKAASDRSRRRLRRRLSGGLLLLIALTIAGGLAAVLTPRPQVAVADESSSALLRTGKQLFDTSCVSCHGANLQGVPDRGPSLIGVGEEAVYFQVSTGRMPAMTGEAQAPRKEPIFDEAQVDALGAYVQANGGGPTTVRNPDGSLAMKSLRGDDLGRGGDLFRLNCSSCHNFTGKGGALSSGKYAPPLEAPNEQQILAAMRTGPQNMPKFSDRQLSFEAKKDIIGYIKAVTEERQPGGYGLGGFGPAPEGMAAWIIGMVAAIALALWIGARAS